A DNA window from bacterium contains the following coding sequences:
- the mutY gene encoding A/G-specific adenine glycosylase — MSLSATALCSLAEWFERVKRDLPWRNTRDPYHIWISEILLQQTQVATVEPYYHRFLAAFPTVEALAAAQLDSVLKVWEGCGYYARARNLHKAAKQVVAQGGGIPRTSGELKKLAGIGEYTSAAIASLAFGEAVPVLDGNVERVIARVTAEHGFITERDVHQGLRRVAEEWMQTAVKARLAPGAVNEALMELGATVCKPREALCDNCPLRRACAGRKTLKDVTVLPRKPAKPTTPHYDIGAAIVRKHGRILITKRPLHGLLGGLWEFPGGKQEPGESLQECVRRELREELAIDVEVGAHVISVKHAYTHFKITLHCFECTHSGGELQLVHAADAKWVLPTELRRYAFPKADRVVLDLLTKN; from the coding sequence GTGAGTCTGTCCGCAACGGCTCTATGCAGTCTCGCCGAGTGGTTTGAACGCGTCAAACGCGATTTGCCGTGGCGTAACACGCGCGATCCATATCATATATGGATCAGCGAGATTTTGCTGCAGCAGACGCAGGTAGCCACGGTGGAGCCGTATTATCATCGCTTCCTCGCGGCGTTTCCCACGGTCGAAGCGCTGGCCGCCGCACAGTTGGACAGCGTCTTGAAAGTCTGGGAAGGCTGCGGATATTATGCACGCGCGCGCAATCTGCATAAGGCGGCCAAACAGGTCGTGGCACAGGGCGGCGGTATTCCACGCACGAGCGGGGAACTGAAAAAACTCGCGGGTATCGGTGAGTATACGTCGGCGGCGATTGCCTCGCTGGCGTTTGGGGAAGCGGTTCCCGTGCTGGACGGCAATGTCGAACGGGTGATCGCGCGAGTGACCGCCGAGCACGGCTTCATCACTGAGCGCGACGTGCATCAGGGACTGCGCCGCGTGGCCGAAGAGTGGATGCAGACTGCGGTCAAGGCGCGCCTGGCGCCAGGCGCGGTGAATGAAGCGCTGATGGAGCTTGGCGCAACGGTGTGTAAACCCCGCGAAGCGCTGTGCGACAACTGCCCGCTGCGACGCGCGTGTGCCGGGCGCAAGACGCTTAAGGACGTTACCGTGCTGCCGCGCAAGCCTGCGAAACCGACCACGCCGCACTATGACATCGGCGCGGCCATCGTGCGCAAACACGGACGCATCCTGATTACGAAGCGGCCCCTGCACGGTTTGCTGGGCGGACTGTGGGAATTCCCCGGCGGCAAACAAGAGCCGGGCGAGTCTTTGCAAGAGTGCGTGCGCCGCGAGCTGCGTGAAGAGCTTGCCATTGACGTCGAAGTTGGGGCGCATGTGATCAGCGTTAAGCACGCCTACACGCACTTTAAAATAACGCTGCATTGCTTCGAATGCACCCACAGCGGCGGTGAGTTACAGCTTGTGCATGCCGCCGATGCCAAGTGGGTATTGCCCACGGAGCTGCGGCGCTATGCCTTTCCCAAGGCTGACCGCGTAGTGCTTGACCTGTTGACAAAAAACTAA
- a CDS encoding GyrI-like domain-containing protein, whose protein sequence is MKYLSLAVLILTACLANLSRAEENGSAQPAATAKIVKEIAFETKPAMIAATAYVKAADFAPEGGWGEKDYEGAIDAMVMNGSTRVINYTAEKSIQPAGAMFAVWYQDPTTTKPTDLTSKWCVPIADDNEPTPEVTVEKLPAMDALTVTYEGHPNSAMNVWTELTKYAEANEYEWTGAPMEVYHSVGGKEPGADRWKVEIVWPVKKKKKS, encoded by the coding sequence ATGAAGTACCTGAGTCTCGCAGTCCTGATCCTGACCGCTTGCCTTGCCAATCTGAGCCGCGCCGAAGAGAATGGCTCGGCCCAACCGGCCGCCACCGCGAAGATCGTCAAAGAGATCGCGTTTGAAACCAAACCCGCCATGATTGCCGCGACCGCCTATGTCAAAGCCGCCGACTTCGCCCCCGAAGGCGGATGGGGCGAGAAAGACTACGAAGGCGCGATTGACGCCATGGTCATGAACGGCTCGACGCGCGTGATCAATTACACCGCAGAGAAGAGTATCCAACCCGCCGGCGCTATGTTCGCGGTTTGGTATCAAGACCCGACCACGACTAAGCCTACCGATCTCACGTCGAAGTGGTGCGTCCCGATTGCCGACGACAATGAGCCGACCCCCGAGGTAACGGTCGAGAAGCTGCCGGCGATGGATGCCTTGACGGTCACCTATGAAGGTCATCCGAACTCGGCGATGAACGTCTGGACTGAATTGACCAAGTACGCGGAAGCCAACGAGTACGAGTGGACGGGCGCACCGATGGAAGTCTATCACTCCGTCGGCGGCAAAGAGCCCGGCGCAGACCGCTGGAAAGTCGAAATCGTCTGGCCGGTCAAGAAGAAGAAGAAAAGCTGA
- a CDS encoding fibronectin type III domain-containing protein has protein sequence MTAYRIFVLLSLAGLLLSCDEDKKEIRAVIPVAPNLLAATQTTQNSIRLTWNDRSNDEETFELEMAISGQWHLHTTVNADITTYLVDGLVAATEYQFRIFAMNSAGRSDPSNTLTVSTSGDDPPPPPANVIAEALAPTVVRVGWSDTSPVAVTFVVSRRTAVSAWANVGQVGDNIESYNDSTCADATEYYYRVGAQLGNLLTWSLDSASVTTPTLGAPHAPSELTAIVTVGTGVRISWLDNSLDETEFHIRRNQAGNFWETIDTVAANTVEYFDTLAENVAIYNYQVRANNSFGTSAWSNIAQADYRYCSDGAVPICLSNYWRYEVDPNDGPVYVARREVREVAYPGGIDYYLVVEFVDDTTDTLFYWRNFANGLFQDEFPLGGASGELLLRSPPGSGFWNFEGDSVIVATSNVTVNVNGTTYTGVTIYQRFDRGSNYSIKYYLKPQTIGIIKEEEYVGADLIVRRELMDYEIRN, from the coding sequence ATGACTGCGTATCGCATCTTCGTATTGCTTTCACTGGCCGGTCTCCTGCTGTCCTGCGACGAGGACAAGAAGGAGATTCGCGCAGTCATCCCCGTGGCGCCCAATCTTCTGGCCGCCACCCAGACCACCCAGAACTCGATTCGCCTGACTTGGAACGACCGATCCAACGACGAAGAGACCTTCGAGTTGGAAATGGCGATCAGCGGGCAATGGCATCTGCACACCACGGTGAATGCCGATATCACGACCTATCTTGTGGACGGCCTCGTGGCTGCGACGGAGTATCAGTTCCGCATCTTCGCCATGAATAGCGCGGGCCGCAGCGACCCATCCAACACATTAACGGTCAGCACGTCCGGGGACGATCCGCCTCCGCCTCCCGCCAACGTCATCGCCGAAGCGCTTGCGCCAACCGTGGTGCGGGTTGGCTGGTCCGATACGTCGCCTGTTGCCGTGACCTTTGTAGTCAGTCGTCGCACGGCCGTAAGTGCATGGGCCAATGTTGGTCAAGTTGGTGACAACATCGAGTCGTACAATGATTCGACCTGTGCGGATGCGACAGAATACTATTATCGTGTCGGTGCGCAGCTCGGAAATCTTTTGACATGGTCGCTCGACTCCGCCTCGGTCACCACGCCGACGCTTGGCGCGCCGCACGCTCCCTCCGAGCTGACGGCCATTGTTACCGTCGGCACGGGTGTGCGTATTTCGTGGCTGGACAACTCACTCGACGAGACCGAGTTCCACATCCGTCGCAACCAGGCCGGCAACTTCTGGGAGACGATAGATACGGTGGCGGCCAACACCGTGGAGTACTTCGACACGCTGGCCGAGAACGTCGCGATCTATAACTATCAAGTGCGCGCGAATAATTCGTTCGGCACTTCAGCCTGGTCCAATATTGCACAGGCGGATTATCGCTACTGCTCGGACGGCGCCGTGCCGATCTGTCTGTCGAACTACTGGCGTTACGAGGTGGATCCCAACGACGGCCCGGTGTATGTAGCCCGCCGCGAAGTCCGCGAAGTCGCCTATCCTGGCGGCATAGACTACTATCTGGTCGTGGAGTTTGTTGACGACACGACCGATACGCTGTTCTACTGGCGCAACTTTGCCAACGGCCTCTTTCAGGATGAGTTTCCGCTCGGCGGAGCGTCGGGTGAACTGCTCTTGCGCTCGCCGCCGGGTTCGGGTTTCTGGAACTTTGAAGGCGACAGCGTGATCGTGGCTACCAGTAACGTGACTGTGAACGTCAACGGCACGACGTACACAGGTGTGACGATCTACCAGCGGTTCGACCGCGGCAGCAATTACAGCATCAAATACTACCTCAAGCCGCAGACGATCGGCATCATCAAAGAAGAAGAATACGTCGGCGCGGACCTGATTGTTCGTCGTGAATTAATGGACTACGAGATCCGCAACTGA
- a CDS encoding DUF3467 domain-containing protein: MSEPTPQRPHQINVSVDEKVAEGIYSNLALISHSPAEFFIDFARMVPGTPKASVHARIIMTPSHCKFLLNALKENLDRYEKQFGEIKLHGGPPQSGGQFGFRAGGEPEVK, encoded by the coding sequence ATGTCGGAACCCACGCCGCAGCGCCCGCATCAGATCAATGTCAGCGTAGATGAGAAGGTCGCCGAAGGCATTTACTCGAATCTCGCCTTAATTTCGCACAGTCCTGCCGAGTTTTTCATTGACTTTGCGCGCATGGTGCCCGGGACGCCGAAGGCCTCGGTCCACGCTCGCATCATCATGACGCCTTCACATTGCAAGTTTCTCTTGAACGCGCTCAAAGAGAACCTCGACCGCTACGAAAAGCAGTTCGGCGAAATCAAACTGCACGGCGGCCCGCCGCAATCCGGCGGACAGTTTGGCTTCCGCGCCGGCGGCGAACCCGAAGTTAAGTAA
- the polA gene encoding DNA polymerase I, producing MTDREHTLFLIDGSALMYRAHFAFLRNPLVNSRGEITSAIFGFLNTLISLIEKEQPTHLAIVFDTAEPTFRHKAYTEYKATRQKMPEELVDQLGRLDQVLAATGLKILALPGWEADDVIGTLSKRADEQGYLVYMVTGDKDYQQLVTEQVKLYNPKSDGTLIWSPKDVEENFGVPPQQVIDVLALMGDTSDNVPGVAGVGPKTAVKLVKEYGSVEAVLNAAPTMKPSKLRDALIEYAESARMSRELVTIDCDAPIQVNLDELTVQPLYNPEIERLLTELELYRLLERLRGTAPANLLHEANTQATQRDYHIVRSAAEFRKLVEQWRRDKPLLSFDVETTAADPLLAELVGASFAVVEGEAYYISMAHFDGAPQGTRDFIRYGQMAEGALAAYLEIAAELLEDASVPKAGQNVKYDALVYLSYGIVVASLSFDTMIAAYLLNPGSRSLSIDELTRDYLKLSKIPTSDLIGSGKNQGSMLDVDLEKIADYACEDADYALRLVHALEPQLGTQATLLSDIEMPLTAVLRDMEFTGVRLDTALLADMSKELERDLARLEEECCAAAGEKFNLNSPKQLAAILFDKLRLPVQKKTKTGPSTDVDTLTALAPMHELPAKLVDYRILAKLKGTYVDSLPEIMHPFTGRVHTTFSQTIAATGRLSSNNPNLQNIPIRTEVGRRIREAFIAGESGWQILSADYGQIELRIMAHLSNDETLIAAFRSGGDVHRETAAKIYGVALADVNSDMRRAAKTVNFGIIYGQTDFGLSEQLGIPRAEAKAFREQYFQLYPGVRDFMRRTVETCRENGFVVTLLGRRRQIADIANPNRQVREFAERIAINTPVQGSAADMIKLAMLRIAQQLKEEKFAARMLLQVHDELVFEAPATEVQRLAEMVRREMVNALPLAVPIEVDVGSGANWLKAHS from the coding sequence ATGACTGACCGCGAACACACCCTGTTCCTGATAGATGGCTCGGCCCTGATGTACCGCGCCCATTTTGCGTTTCTGCGCAATCCGCTGGTCAATTCGCGCGGCGAAATCACCTCGGCCATCTTCGGCTTTCTCAATACACTGATCTCGCTCATTGAAAAAGAGCAGCCGACCCATCTGGCTATCGTCTTTGATACCGCCGAACCCACGTTCCGGCATAAGGCCTACACTGAATACAAAGCCACCCGCCAGAAAATGCCCGAGGAGCTGGTGGACCAGTTGGGCCGATTGGATCAGGTGCTGGCGGCGACTGGTCTGAAAATTCTGGCCCTGCCCGGTTGGGAGGCGGATGATGTCATCGGCACACTGTCGAAGCGCGCCGATGAGCAGGGCTATCTGGTCTATATGGTGACCGGCGACAAGGATTATCAGCAGCTCGTCACCGAACAGGTTAAGCTCTACAATCCGAAATCCGACGGCACCCTGATCTGGTCGCCCAAAGATGTCGAAGAAAATTTCGGCGTGCCGCCGCAGCAGGTCATTGATGTGCTGGCGCTGATGGGCGACACGTCGGACAATGTCCCCGGAGTGGCGGGCGTGGGGCCAAAGACGGCGGTGAAGCTGGTCAAGGAATACGGATCGGTCGAAGCGGTGCTGAACGCCGCGCCGACGATGAAGCCGTCTAAATTGCGGGATGCGCTGATTGAATATGCCGAGTCTGCGCGCATGTCACGTGAGTTGGTCACCATTGACTGCGACGCGCCGATTCAAGTCAACCTCGACGAGCTCACCGTCCAGCCGCTCTATAATCCCGAGATCGAACGCCTCTTGACCGAGCTCGAACTCTATCGTCTGCTCGAACGTTTGCGCGGCACAGCACCCGCCAACTTGTTGCATGAAGCCAACACACAGGCGACGCAACGGGACTATCACATCGTTCGCAGCGCCGCAGAATTCCGCAAATTGGTGGAGCAGTGGCGGCGCGACAAACCGCTCTTGTCGTTCGATGTCGAGACCACGGCCGCCGATCCGCTGCTGGCGGAATTGGTCGGCGCGAGCTTCGCCGTCGTGGAAGGAGAGGCATACTACATCTCAATGGCGCACTTCGACGGCGCGCCGCAGGGCACACGCGATTTCATCCGCTACGGACAGATGGCCGAAGGCGCACTCGCTGCTTATCTGGAGATTGCCGCCGAACTGCTCGAGGACGCGAGTGTGCCCAAAGCGGGGCAGAATGTCAAGTACGACGCCCTCGTATACCTCTCGTATGGCATCGTCGTCGCCTCTCTTTCGTTCGACACGATGATCGCCGCGTACCTGTTGAACCCCGGCAGCCGCTCGCTCTCGATTGACGAGTTGACGCGCGATTACCTCAAACTGTCCAAGATTCCCACCTCGGATTTGATCGGTTCGGGCAAGAACCAAGGCTCGATGCTGGACGTTGATCTGGAAAAAATTGCCGACTACGCGTGCGAGGATGCCGACTATGCGCTCCGGCTCGTGCATGCGCTGGAACCGCAGCTCGGCACGCAAGCAACGCTGCTTTCCGACATCGAAATGCCGCTCACTGCGGTGCTGCGCGACATGGAATTTACCGGCGTTCGGCTCGACACGGCCCTGCTCGCGGACATGTCCAAGGAACTTGAACGTGACCTCGCGCGGTTAGAAGAGGAGTGCTGCGCGGCGGCCGGAGAGAAGTTCAACCTGAACTCGCCCAAGCAGCTCGCGGCCATCCTCTTTGACAAACTGCGGCTCCCGGTCCAGAAGAAAACCAAGACCGGACCTTCGACCGACGTGGATACACTGACGGCCCTTGCGCCAATGCATGAACTGCCGGCCAAGTTGGTGGACTATCGGATTCTGGCCAAGCTCAAAGGCACGTACGTAGACTCGCTGCCGGAGATTATGCACCCGTTCACGGGACGCGTGCATACGACCTTCAGTCAGACCATTGCGGCCACCGGAAGATTGTCGTCGAACAATCCCAATTTGCAGAACATTCCCATTCGCACGGAAGTCGGCCGACGCATCCGTGAAGCGTTCATCGCAGGCGAATCCGGTTGGCAGATTTTGTCGGCCGACTACGGCCAGATCGAACTGCGCATTATGGCGCATCTGTCGAACGACGAAACGCTGATTGCGGCCTTCCGATCGGGTGGCGATGTGCACCGTGAGACCGCCGCCAAGATCTACGGCGTCGCGCTGGCGGATGTGAATTCAGACATGCGCCGTGCTGCCAAGACGGTCAACTTCGGGATCATCTACGGCCAGACAGACTTCGGCCTTTCCGAGCAGCTTGGCATTCCGCGCGCCGAGGCCAAGGCGTTCCGCGAACAGTATTTTCAGCTCTACCCCGGAGTCCGCGACTTCATGCGCCGGACCGTCGAGACATGCCGCGAGAACGGCTTCGTGGTGACGCTGCTGGGCCGGCGGCGGCAGATCGCCGACATCGCGAATCCCAACCGCCAGGTCCGCGAGTTCGCCGAGCGCATCGCCATCAATACGCCGGTCCAAGGGAGCGCCGCGGACATGATCAAGCTCGCGATGCTGCGCATCGCTCAACAGCTCAAAGAGGAAAAGTTTGCCGCTCGCATGCTGCTGCAAGTCCACGACGAGCTTGTGTTCGAAGCACCGGCAACGGAAGTCCAACGACTCGCCGAAATGGTCCGGCGCGAGATGGTGAACGCACTGCCGCTCGCCGTTCCAATTGAAGTTGACGTCGGCTCGGGAGCGAATTGGCTCAAAGCACATTCGTAA
- a CDS encoding MFS transporter has translation MNSLRQTFRAFRHRNYRLFWTGFALSITGTWMQTLAQGWLVWRLTESPLWLGVIGAMSQLPSLLLGSIGGVLVDRAPKRTVLFVTQTGLAICALLLAILTFAGRITEWHILILATISGIFMAADAPARLSFVTDLVGKEDRPNAIALNSSTFNAARLVGPSLAGIMVPLVGEGACFLANAVSYFALIVTLSLMRNLPDPRGDTSEPILKQLRDAYTFVRRSPIQRVLIRNVIIFSIFGFAYTTLLPMVADIVLNTGAEGLGVLMAAGGIGALLGGLWQASMDQESKRGWVVMMGMAGLGLGLLIFSLSKQFEVSVIALAMSGFSGIAMLASTNTLLQQLTPDHLRGRVLGFYTSSFLGFGPIGAFLLGALADAFDARIALAVTSSICLAVAAYTIAHYRRLRTV, from the coding sequence GTGAACTCACTCCGCCAGACCTTCCGCGCCTTTCGGCATCGCAACTACCGCCTGTTTTGGACTGGTTTCGCACTGTCCATTACCGGAACGTGGATGCAGACGCTGGCGCAAGGCTGGCTCGTCTGGCGGCTCACTGAATCACCGCTGTGGCTCGGCGTAATCGGCGCGATGTCCCAGCTTCCGTCGCTTCTGCTCGGCTCCATCGGCGGAGTGCTGGTGGACCGCGCACCAAAACGAACGGTGCTTTTTGTCACACAAACCGGTTTGGCTATCTGTGCGCTCCTCCTCGCGATTCTGACCTTTGCCGGTAGGATTACCGAGTGGCACATCCTGATTCTGGCCACCATCTCCGGCATCTTCATGGCCGCCGACGCGCCGGCGCGGCTGTCGTTTGTCACGGATCTCGTCGGTAAAGAGGATCGGCCTAATGCGATCGCGCTGAACTCCTCGACTTTTAATGCCGCGCGTCTGGTCGGGCCCTCACTGGCCGGAATTATGGTACCACTGGTTGGCGAGGGCGCCTGCTTCCTGGCCAACGCCGTGTCGTACTTCGCGCTGATCGTCACGTTGTCGCTGATGCGCAATCTCCCTGATCCGCGTGGCGATACCAGCGAGCCGATTCTGAAGCAGTTGCGCGACGCCTATACCTTCGTGCGCCGCTCGCCGATTCAGCGCGTTCTGATTCGCAACGTCATCATCTTTTCCATCTTCGGCTTCGCCTACACCACCTTGTTGCCGATGGTCGCCGACATTGTGCTCAACACAGGCGCCGAAGGTCTCGGTGTGCTGATGGCCGCCGGAGGTATCGGCGCGCTGTTGGGCGGGCTGTGGCAGGCCTCGATGGATCAGGAGAGCAAACGCGGCTGGGTTGTGATGATGGGCATGGCCGGACTTGGTCTGGGATTGCTCATCTTTTCGCTCTCAAAGCAATTTGAGGTCTCGGTCATCGCCCTGGCCATGTCGGGGTTCTCGGGCATCGCGATGCTCGCCTCGACCAACACGCTCCTGCAGCAGCTCACGCCGGATCATCTGCGCGGGCGCGTGCTGGGATTCTATACATCCAGTTTCTTAGGCTTCGGCCCCATTGGCGCGTTCCTGCTCGGTGCATTGGCCGATGCCTTTGATGCGCGGATCGCATTGGCCGTCACGTCGAGCATCTGTCTGGCGGTCGCGGCTTACACGATCGCGCACTATCGCCGCTTGCGTACCGTGTGA
- a CDS encoding DUF4433 domain-containing protein, whose protein sequence is MLFGPVTPARELARREIDLLLHSTHLTINLPQMFADGLLDTARGLRTRLGDKAERLLHDPARLEKFAVGLDYINASVTTPNFELLYARSRSAWQVEWVHLVLDLKLVEREDTLFCPVSAAQDFGAHVTSGVAGLQSMFAEQVEPWNRSGLTKSEPTHPQAEVLIKGAMDLAHVRELLVSSGAIEDEVQRLAAHYHRKVTTRVSPKHFLWPARLKHK, encoded by the coding sequence ATGCTATTCGGTCCGGTTACACCGGCGCGGGAATTGGCGCGCCGTGAAATTGATCTTCTGCTGCACAGCACGCACCTGACCATCAACCTGCCGCAAATGTTCGCAGACGGCCTGCTCGACACGGCGCGCGGCCTGCGCACACGGCTCGGAGACAAGGCTGAGCGCCTGCTCCACGATCCGGCGCGGCTCGAGAAGTTCGCCGTCGGTCTGGACTATATTAATGCGTCGGTAACGACGCCGAACTTCGAGTTGCTCTATGCACGTTCGCGCTCGGCGTGGCAGGTTGAGTGGGTGCATCTCGTGCTCGACCTGAAGTTGGTCGAACGCGAGGACACACTCTTCTGTCCCGTCTCCGCCGCGCAGGATTTCGGAGCGCATGTGACCTCCGGCGTTGCTGGATTGCAGTCCATGTTCGCCGAGCAAGTCGAGCCGTGGAACCGCTCAGGGTTGACCAAAAGCGAACCCACGCATCCGCAAGCTGAAGTGTTGATCAAAGGCGCAATGGACTTAGCCCACGTACGCGAGCTGCTCGTTTCGTCCGGCGCCATTGAAGACGAGGTGCAGCGACTGGCGGCGCACTACCACAGAAAAGTCACGACGCGCGTCTCACCCAAACACTTTCTCTGGCCCGCGCGGCTAAAACACAAGTAA
- a CDS encoding methylated-DNA--[protein]-cysteine S-methyltransferase: MRLTASAHGLMRAEFCDEPREADGECIETKLLQQARKELTEYYAGLRTHFEIPLDLRGTEFQLEVWRELQLIPFGTTTTYGEIAKRLMIDNGARAVGVANGMNPVAVVVPCHRVVGQKNQITGYAGGIDRKTWLLKHECSTLV; the protein is encoded by the coding sequence ATGCGCTTGACCGCCAGCGCGCACGGGCTGATGCGCGCGGAGTTCTGTGACGAGCCACGCGAGGCCGACGGCGAGTGTATCGAAACCAAATTGCTGCAGCAGGCGCGCAAGGAATTGACGGAGTATTATGCGGGCTTGCGCACGCATTTTGAGATTCCGCTGGATCTTCGCGGGACGGAATTTCAGTTGGAAGTCTGGCGCGAATTGCAGTTGATCCCCTTCGGCACGACCACGACATACGGTGAAATTGCCAAGCGTCTTATGATAGACAACGGCGCCCGCGCGGTCGGCGTGGCCAACGGCATGAATCCGGTGGCGGTAGTCGTCCCCTGCCATCGCGTCGTCGGCCAAAAAAATCAAATCACCGGCTACGCGGGCGGTATTGACCGCAAGACGTGGCTCTTGAAGCACGAGTGCAGCACGCTGGTTTGA
- a CDS encoding DNA-3-methyladenine glycosylase 2 family protein, with translation MLTHTFTAPFDFARTALYIGRYENAQTHAVSGERFCQVLADERGYYLVEITPCERNSIHARIVVGDRTASRQAQLEHFVKRTFGPDDELLAFYRFSESDRRLQSWTRDYCGLRLVGVHSLWECLSWSIIGQQVSVASAFAVRSRLALYCNAVVAWQDKVYEGFPAPEALLSLTAAELRKCGLSRQKGEYLQGLARDVALGYLNESLLSEADPAEIRARLLAIRGIGPWSVEYAMMRVHGDADACPYEDIGLRNALARQYRLGRQATLDETKRITESWRPFRSYATFYIWYTLLHNS, from the coding sequence ATGCTGACTCACACCTTCACCGCGCCGTTTGATTTTGCCAGGACGGCGCTTTACATAGGCCGCTATGAGAATGCGCAGACGCACGCGGTGTCCGGCGAGCGTTTTTGTCAGGTGCTGGCCGATGAGCGCGGCTATTACTTGGTGGAAATTACCCCTTGTGAGCGGAACAGTATCCACGCGCGCATCGTTGTCGGCGACCGCACAGCGTCGCGGCAGGCGCAGCTTGAACATTTTGTGAAGCGCACGTTCGGGCCCGATGACGAACTGTTGGCATTCTATCGCTTCTCAGAAAGTGATCGCCGTTTACAAAGTTGGACGCGTGACTATTGCGGATTGCGGCTGGTGGGTGTGCACAGCTTGTGGGAATGCCTCTCGTGGTCCATCATTGGACAACAGGTATCCGTAGCATCTGCGTTTGCAGTGCGCTCACGGTTAGCGCTGTATTGCAACGCCGTGGTGGCGTGGCAAGATAAGGTTTATGAGGGGTTTCCCGCGCCGGAGGCGCTGCTCAGTCTGACGGCAGCGGAGTTGCGTAAGTGTGGATTGTCGCGGCAAAAAGGCGAGTACCTTCAGGGCCTTGCGCGAGACGTTGCGCTGGGTTATCTTAATGAATCACTGTTAAGCGAAGCTGACCCCGCCGAGATTCGGGCGCGCCTATTGGCCATTCGCGGCATCGGGCCGTGGTCGGTAGAGTACGCGATGATGCGCGTGCATGGCGATGCGGACGCCTGTCCGTATGAAGACATCGGATTACGCAACGCATTGGCGCGGCAGTATCGATTAGGCCGACAAGCCACGCTGGACGAGACGAAACGCATCACGGAGAGTTGGCGGCCCTTTCGTTCGTACGCAACTTTTTATATATGGTACACGCTCCTACACAACTCCTGA
- a CDS encoding PDZ domain-containing protein has product MDHNFEANEVSLIGNSDNLRVGDWAIAMGNPLGLEWTLTVGIVSARGRSNLAIAGGGPSFQDFIQTDASINFGNSGGPLCNIHGEVIGVNTAINPSGQGIGFAIPINMAMKVVDQLRENGKVARGYLGMLPRELTAELRSATGVAAEQHGVFVERVDPNTPASVGGLEAGDVVTEFDGKVVKDVQQFRMAVADVPPGRGVVAKIIREGKPQSLEFVLGDRAALATFMGQGEQRPEPSSNWLGIDVGVVNESMARALRLDGTYGVIINEIDENSPAREKLREGDVIIEIDRKPVDDVHGFKEIAAALRNSNKAVLFRIVRDGVKTFEAVEVN; this is encoded by the coding sequence GTGGATCACAATTTTGAAGCCAATGAAGTGTCCTTGATCGGAAATTCCGATAACCTGCGCGTTGGCGACTGGGCCATCGCGATGGGCAATCCGTTGGGTCTGGAGTGGACGCTTACGGTGGGCATCGTGTCGGCGCGCGGGCGCAGCAATCTTGCGATTGCGGGCGGCGGCCCGAGCTTCCAGGATTTTATTCAGACCGACGCTTCCATTAATTTCGGCAACAGCGGCGGTCCGTTGTGCAACATTCACGGTGAAGTTATCGGCGTGAACACCGCGATCAACCCGAGTGGTCAAGGCATCGGTTTCGCTATTCCGATCAACATGGCGATGAAGGTCGTGGACCAGTTGCGCGAGAACGGCAAGGTTGCGCGCGGTTATTTGGGAATGCTGCCGCGCGAGCTGACGGCGGAGCTGCGCAGTGCGACCGGCGTCGCGGCGGAGCAGCACGGCGTGTTTGTCGAGCGCGTGGATCCCAATACCCCGGCCTCGGTGGGCGGTTTGGAAGCGGGCGATGTCGTCACGGAGTTTGACGGCAAGGTCGTCAAGGATGTGCAGCAGTTCCGCATGGCGGTGGCCGACGTGCCGCCGGGCCGCGGCGTGGTGGCCAAGATCATTCGCGAAGGCAAGCCGCAGTCGTTGGAATTTGTGTTGGGTGATCGCGCGGCGCTGGCCACATTTATGGGTCAAGGCGAACAGCGTCCCGAGCCATCGAGCAACTGGTTGGGGATAGACGTCGGCGTTGTCAATGAATCCATGGCCCGTGCGCTGCGGCTGGATGGCACCTATGGCGTGATCATCAACGAGATAGATGAGAACTCGCCGGCGCGTGAGAAGCTGCGTGAAGGTGACGTGATTATTGAGATTGACCGCAAGCCCGTGGACGACGTTCACGGCTTCAAGGAGATTGCCGCGGCGCTGCGCAACTCGAACAAGGCCGTCTTGTTCCGCATTGTGCGCGACGGCGTGAAGACGTTCGAAGCAGTCGAGGTCAATTAA